A section of the Solitalea canadensis DSM 3403 genome encodes:
- a CDS encoding C1 family peptidase, whose product MENSNIYALGWLRDLPSFKDYTADTKNVSDSLHVAGETESIKNMLKTAGVTTATKPALPTKKDLRTWCSPIENQESIGSCTANAGVGIIEYFEKRAFGKHIDASRLFLYKVTRNLLKWNGDTGAYLRSTIGAMTLFGVPPEEYWPYIIGNYDIEPSAFCYAFGQNYKAITYYRLDPSGTKTTDLLMSIKSHLNSGLPSMFGFSVYNSIYSTNDGTIPYPSANDPMVGGHAVMTVGYDDKLEIPDASGTTKTKGALLIRNSWGKGWGDKGYGWLPYDYVLNGLAVDWWVVLKNAWINTGNFKA is encoded by the coding sequence ATGGAAAATTCTAACATTTATGCGTTAGGTTGGTTAAGAGATCTTCCTAGCTTTAAAGACTACACAGCTGATACAAAAAATGTTTCTGATTCATTGCATGTTGCGGGTGAAACAGAGTCGATTAAAAACATGTTGAAAACGGCTGGTGTAACTACAGCCACAAAGCCTGCATTACCTACTAAAAAGGATCTTAGGACTTGGTGCTCTCCAATTGAAAATCAGGAATCAATAGGTTCTTGCACGGCGAATGCAGGAGTTGGGATAATTGAATATTTTGAAAAAAGGGCTTTTGGAAAACATATTGACGCATCCAGACTATTTTTATATAAGGTTACCCGAAACCTGCTAAAATGGAATGGTGATACAGGAGCCTATCTACGTTCAACAATAGGTGCAATGACGCTGTTTGGTGTTCCACCAGAAGAATATTGGCCATACATAATAGGTAATTATGATATCGAACCTAGTGCTTTCTGTTATGCTTTTGGTCAAAATTATAAAGCAATAACTTATTACCGGCTTGATCCTTCCGGTACCAAAACAACCGATCTATTAATGTCTATAAAATCTCACCTGAATTCAGGTCTGCCAAGTATGTTTGGCTTCTCTGTTTATAATTCTATTTATTCAACCAATGATGGAACTATACCTTATCCATCAGCTAATGATCCAATGGTGGGCGGACATGCCGTTATGACTGTTGGCTATGATGATAAGCTTGAAATTCCTGATGCTTCTGGCACCACTAAAACAAAAGGAGCATTATTAATAAGAAATTCCTGGGGTAAGGGTTGGGGTGATAAGGGATATGGTTGGTTACCTTATGATTATGTGTTGAATGGGCTTGCTGTTGATTGGTGGGTCGTTCTGAAAAATGCCTGGATTAATACTGGAAACTTTAAAGCCTGA